The DNA region CTAAGAAGCTCAAGTACGAACTCATTGCTCTGGCATGGGATTTTAGTGGCTTCAAAAATATGTGAACCGAGTTTAGGCTCAGCCAATCCTAAGCTGAACTTGGGTTTCTTTCCCTCCTTGACTTTTGGAAGATTCAACTCCAGGAAACTTCTAAGCTCGTCAGTCATAACACCTACCAACATCAGGGTCAATGATataatcaaaacaatgaaacaaaatcagGACGCAAACAAATATATGAATCAACAATAAATTGAAGCGCTCTCTACAATATATATCCAGGGGGTTTTGAACTATGAGGGTTTAAATCCAAGGGTTAAGTTTTTCAGCTGAACCAAACACCATAGTGAAAGTCTCTGATCTAGCTCTAAATCGGAGAACAAGCAgtgtatataataagataaaccCAACACAACACATGAAGATACAAAACAATGAACAAGTTAGTGGGTAATGAAGAGTCACCTTCGGAGACGGCGTTGATTTGGTTGAGAGCATCGAGAGCAGACTCGAAGGGGTGAAACGCTGTGAGCTGAACTACACGGCCAAAGCGACTGAGGTCAGAGACGGAGGTCCGAACAGCCTCAGTGTTCTGTCCGATCTCATCTAGTCCGTGCACCTCGAAGATGGCATAGCCTGAAGAAGATTCGTACTGCACATACATCGCCATTTTTGGAggagaagaaactaaaaccCTAAAGAACCTACTGAGCGAGATAAATAGACAATGAGCCGAAACTAGGGTTTCAGGGTTTAATACCATTTCTTTGATGGCGCTGCTTTGAACAAATTCAATGGGCCTGGCCCATTTTACGGTCTCTTCGTTGTATTAGCTTATAGAGTCCAAAAATTTTGTTCGGCCCATCACGGCCGCtttaagaaattattattattgtatttgtcgactttttttttttttttttaaacaatgtgAACTATATACTATTTTCGAAAATTTTGACAGAAGCTACGAAATAACAAGGACAAGAAAATACTTTAAACGAGTTCGGAGCTACGaaaacatttttattgagtTATATGTGAAATCTGTTTCTTCAATAGATTGTGATATGATGTATCTAAGCATTGGCTTAGAGTCGCTGTCTCTGGGGCAGGCGTCACAAAGATCGTAGATAAGCTTGTGTTATTGGTTTGAAAGTTGCTGAAAGATGAGCTTGTGGTGCCATCAAATGTACAGTCGGTTAGGTAGCCTGGCTTAGAGGTGGCATCATTGACCTCAACATCTCCTGTCAACATGGCTACCACTCGTGACATTGGTGGTCTCAACGCATGAGATGACTGAGTGCAAAGCAGAGCAATGCCAATCATGCGTTTCACTTCTTCCATTTTGTATTCCTTTAGCTCATCATCAACTAGTTCAAAGTCTCGGCTTTTCTCATGTAAATTCCATGCCTGTATACTCGAAATACAAATGGATCATCGGCTTTTGACATTCATGACTATCTCTGATTCCCCCATATGACTAGTAAGGACTTACGTGTACCCATTCAAGAAGGTATTGTTTTTCCTCTTCCAGGTTCTCATCAGAGTTTTTCCTTCCACTCACTAGCTCAAGAGCCACAACACCAAAGGCATACACAtctgttttctctgttaaaTGTCCACGCATAGCATACTCTGGCGCAAGATATCCACTGCATTGATATCCATTGATAACGGGTTGACCAATCAAGATGTAAAGTCTTATTCTCTGCAACATAAACAAAGGTTATAATGTCTACTTTAAGGCCGTCTCACATTTAACTTCGCAGATCGAGAGATTGAGAAAGTGATGTTTATGTTCATTACCAAATAGTGCCTGATCGAGACTTCCATTCAGTAGATACTCATATACGAGCAAATGATGCTCTCCTTCAAAGCAGCACCCTTAAAGTTTTATGAGGGTGCGATGTAGAACTGAAGAAAATGCTACAATTTCTGCAACAAATTGGCCCTTCCCTTGCCGGGATCCAAAATACACTAGCTTCACCGCGACCTCTCTTCCATCGCTGAGGTTTCCTTATTGAATGTGTTATTCAACACAAAACGTATTATTAAAAGGTACTACATAATATAGTATACTATTTATTTCCTAGTATCTCGCGGAATATAAAGGCCGTCTATTTTAGTATGGGACTTACTTTATAAACAGACCCAAATCCTCCCTCTCCAAGCTTGTCCGAGGGATTGAAATCTTGACTTGCATTTTTGAGTTCCGAGTAAGTGAAGGTGTTAGGCTTTACATCCATACTAAGTATTTCTGCAAGAAACAATTCTGTTCTTAAAGTGAACAACTTAAAAGATGATATTCAATTTTAGTACTTAGGGCCTACATCTATACCTTCATAAACTGTGTACCGCTTTCTTCTTTTTCGGATAATGATGATAACAACACCTGCAAAGATACTCAAAAGTACAACGCCAACAATGACACCCAATACATGAACAGGGGCAGACAAGGAATTGAAAACCCAAAATCCCTATGTGAGAGACAATAAGTTTATTAAGTGAACACTTAGAAAATAAccacatcaattaaaaaaaaaataagattttttgcAGGCTTTTTACATCCATTGCATTCGAGTCAAATTCCCAATTGCAGGAAGCAGTGAACCTGTGAGACAATTTTTACCTAGGTAGGTGCCTGAAAGATGTGATTGTTGAGGGCTGCATTACATTctcaagatataaaaaaataagttaataaaaatgggTAAGTGGTTTTGTTGCTGGCGGGCTATACAGATATGTGAGGTCTTCCAAAGTCCAGAGCTCCCGAGGTATAGGTCCTACAACACTCATAGCATAAACCCTGCTGCGAAAGCAAACAACAAGATCCAAAAATGAGAATTCCTCAGTGGGGTGCAGCAAAAAGAGGCGTACATGATGGAGAACCTGTTGCTTGCTTCTGAATTGGTAAAGGACTATCACAAGGAGTCCATCTCCCCTCGGTGTATGATGAAGATTGATATCTCCAAGGCCTTTGATTCAGTGCAATGGCCTTTTCTTATCAATATCCTCAAAGCTATTAATGTCCCCGCGGATTTCATTCATTGGATAGAACTTTGTATCTGCTCTGCTTCATTCTCTGTGCAAGTCAATGGGGAGTTAGCTGGttatttccaaaacaaaagaggTTTGAGGCAAGGATGTTCTCTATCCCCTTATCtatttgtcatttgtatgaatGTCCTGTCCTTAATGCTGGATAAGGCTGCTACTGATCACTGCATTGGTTATCATCCTCGCTGCAAAACAATGAACCTCACACACCTCTGCTTTGCTGATGATATTCTCATCTTTACTGATGGGAGCTCACACTCCATAGCGGCGATTCTAGCTGTTTTTGATAGGTTTGCCGCTGTCTCGGGCCTCAGAATAAACCTTCAGAAATCCACGTTGTTCATGGCTGGTTTTTCAACTCAACATCAACACGACATCCTACAGCACTTCCACTTCTCTGTGGGCTCACTCCCTGTTCGTTACCTGGGACTCCCTCTCCTCACCCGTTCTATGACACATGCTGactatcttcctcttcttgagcGTATTCGTAGTCGTATATCCTGCTGGACTGGTCGGTTTTTGTCCTTTGCAGGTAGACTTCAGTTGATAAAGTCGGTACTATCTAGTCTCACCAATTTCTGGTTCTCTGCTTTCCGTTTGCCGAAGAGATGCCTTCAGGAGATTGATAGTCTCTTCTCGGCTTTCTTGTGGTCTGGTCCGGCTCTAAATACAAAAAAGGCCAGAATCTCTTGGCTTGACGTGTGCAAACCACTGCATGAGGGAGGGCTGGGGCTTCGTCGTCTGCAGGATACGAACACAGTGTGTATTTTGAAACTCATTTGGAGACTAGTGTCTGCTAGTACCTCTCTTTGGGTCAACTGGGTTCGAAGGAACTTGATCCGCACTGGTTCGCTTTTCTCTGTCAATGAGAGGAGTGTTGGTGGATCATGGATGTGGAGGAAGCTTTTGAAATACCGTGACCTTGCAGCGAATCTACATAAAAAGGAGATATCTTCGGGCACTGACACTTCATTCTGGTTTGATGTTTGGAGCCCTATTGGTCCGCTGTTTGCTCAACTTGGGAACCGGGGTAGTATTGATATGGGGATCCCACAGAAGAGTACTGTGGCAGAGGCCCTCTCGCATAGACGAAGACGACATCGTGTTGATATTCTGAATCAGATTGAGGGTGCTCTTGACTCTATCCGCCATTCAGTGCAACCTCAAGGTAGTGATCGTCCACTCTGGAAACAAAGGAATGGTTCTTTTAAGAGTATATTCGCTTCCTATGATACTTGGTGTTTGATAAGGCAACCAAACGCTCCCTGTCCCTGGTCTGCAGGCGTTTGGTTCACTCATTCAACACCTAAGTACGCCTTTATAGCTTGGCTTGCTCACCATAATCGGCTCTCTACTGGTGACAAGTTAGTTCAGTGGAATGCTGCTGCAAATGGAGATTGTGTTCTTTGTCAGGGTTGTGGGGAAACGAGAGaacatctttttttctcctGCTCCTATTCCTCGAACGTGTGGTCTACTCTTGTTCACAACTTGATGGGACCCCGGTTCACCACGTCTTGGACGACATTGGCTTCTCTGCTCGTGGACTCTTCTACTCCACGTCTACCCCTGTTTGTCCTGCGGTATGTCTTCCAGTCCACTCTACACAGCCTATGGCGGGAACGTAATGCTCGAAGGCACGGAGAAGCTCCCACTTCGTCATCCACCCTTTGCCGCTTCATCGACAAGCAAGTCCGTAACCGTTTGCTCACACTGACCTCCACCTCTGGCTATGAGAATGGACTCCAACTCTGGTTTCGAAGTCATCCTCTCCAAACCATATCCGTCTCTTAAACTCTTTGGTTGTTAAATTATTGTTCTAAATTGTAAAACCAACTTTGGACCActgttgtttttttggtgaatataatttaacattcatacaaaaaaaaaaaaagaggcgtACATGTTGGTGATGCGGCAGATTGTGGAGTTTTCGAAATTGCAGTCGCATTTGATTAGAGGATTGGAGGCAGGGTTGTCTATGTTGATACTGTCGTCGATGGCGACGCCAGAGCAAATGTTGTCGCTCATGTTCCATTCTCTCGGCGCCCGGATCCTCCAAGCTGAGAAGATAAGAGTTCAACGCACGCGCTGACGATCACAACGGTCAACTATCATTGATTATTAATATTAGCTCTTCTTATTACTACAAATCTCTAATTACACTTTTATCTAAACaattaccaaattttttaactGGAAGTTAACcggtaaatttgtttttatcgtCAAGTATACAACAATTTCACATGAATCTGATATCGTAAAACAGAAACTCAAACACAATAGATCCAAAACACACAATtgataaaacttaatataacgTTCACAAGAAACGCAACATCAACTTCTCATCTACAAGAGTCTTAAGAGAGAAGCTCCAGCAAAAGGATGAGGTACATGTCACGAAACCCAGAAAATAGAAACAACAATTCAGATTTGCATAATGAGAAATGATGAGCTAACAGATGCTCTTATAGAGAGTTAACAAACAGTGTTAACAAACAGTGTGAACCGATTTGTTCCCTTTCCGTGACGTTGACAATCTTATTCTGTTACAACTCCAGCTGCCTTTGTCTCACGtgcttttcctcttcttcttatcttgacCACACGTGCAGACTCCCATTATACTATAACAAAGCTCCCCTGTTCGTAGAACCTTGATCACAAGGTTTAGTTTTAAAACAGTCCATGGATCTTAACTTGCAGCTAGCAACTCTACTGTAACTTCAAGTTGAAATCAAAGAGTATTGAAACAAACCTCCAGGATCCCAAACCTGACTAACAAAATTCTGTGAAGATTGAGTCGTGAAACGATGCCACACATAGCGACTTGCACCCCCAAAGTGCAGATGAGTAGGCAAAACCATTGTCATTTGATGCAGCTTTTCTCTGCATTTACCTGCCACCTTAAATAATGGCTTCTGCACAAGATATTTTGCAAGTGATATTGCA from Camelina sativa cultivar DH55 chromosome 3, Cs, whole genome shotgun sequence includes:
- the LOC104779392 gene encoding probable LRR receptor-like serine/threonine-protein kinase At1g56140, which encodes MDGFWVFNSLSAPVHVLGVIVGVVLLSIFAGVVIIIIRKRRKRYTVYEEILSMDVKPNTFTYSELKNASQDFNPSDKLGEGGFGSVYKRIRLYILIGQPVINGYQCSGYLAPEYAMRGHLTEKTDVYAFGVVALELVSGRKNSDENLEEEKQYLLEWVHAWNLHEKSRDFELVDDELKEYKMEEVKRMIGIALLCTQSSHALRPPMSRVVAMLTGDVEVNDATSKPGYLTDCTFDGTTSSSFSNFQTNNTSLSTIFVTPAPETATLSQCLDTSYHNLLKKQISHITQ